Below is a window of Triticum urartu cultivar G1812 unplaced genomic scaffold, Tu2.1 TuUngrouped_contig_4246, whole genome shotgun sequence DNA.
TCACAAATTTGCATGCATGTTCAGTACAGAAACAACCAAAACGAACTACAGAAACATGACTTTTTTTAAAATCAGCTGCCCCATTGACAGCATCATCACAAACTTGCACGCTCCTTAAAAGGAGTAGTCAGGCTTGAAATCTGTCAAACTCTTTGACCTCCCCCTGCTTTTCTTGTCATCCTTGTTATTCTGACCAGTGGCACTGCCCGTGCCAGCCTCCTCATCTGCTGCAGCTGCCTCCTCTTCCTCGCAGTCGAAGGCGGGGTGGGTGAAGATGTTCTCCAGGAGTCGCGTGCCCCTGAGGGCGTTGGTGAGGGGCAGGTGGCCCTCCGGCGTGTCGTCGGTGAGCTCCCAGATGAACTCGTCCGGGAAGGCCCTGTAGTTGAACTGCTCCACCTCGGTGTCCAGCTTCTTCATCCACCCGATCCTGATGAAGAAGCGGGTGAACTCGCGCAGCGATTTCTCCCAAACCCGGCGCTGCACGCTGTACCCGAACCTGCCGC
It encodes the following:
- the LOC125527551 gene encoding tetrapyrrole-binding protein, chloroplastic-like produces the protein MKKLDTEVEQFNYRAFPDEFIWELTDDTPEGHLPLTNALRGTRLLENIFTHPAFDCEEEEAAAADEEAGTGSATGQNNKDDKKSRGRSKSLTDFKPDYSF